One stretch of Cervus canadensis isolate Bull #8, Minnesota chromosome 5, ASM1932006v1, whole genome shotgun sequence DNA includes these proteins:
- the KCNS3 gene encoding potassium voltage-gated channel subfamily S member 3, with translation MVFGEFFHRPGPDEELVNLNVGGFKQTVDQSTLLRFPHTRLGKLLSCHSEEAILELCDDYSVADKEYYFDRNPSLFRYVLNFYYTGKLHVMEELCVFSFCQEIEYWGINELFLDSCCSNRYQERKEENHEKDWDQKSNDVSTDSSFEESSLFEKELEKFDKLRFGQLRKKIWIRMENPAYCLSAKLIAISSLSVVLASIVAMCIHSMSEFQNEDGEVDDPVLEGVEIACIAWFTGELAIRLVTAPCQKKFWKNPLNIIDFVSIVPFYATLAVDTKEEESEDIENMGKVVQILRLMRIFRILKLARHSVGLRSLGATLRHSYHEVGLLLLFLSVGISIFSVLIYSVEKDDHTSSLTSIPVCWWWATISMTTVGYGDTHPVTLVGKLIASTCIICGILVVALPITIIFNKFSKYYQKQKDIDVDQCSEDPPEKCQELPYFNIRDIYAQRMHAFITSLSSVGIVVSDPDSTDASSIEDNEDVYNTASLENCPPT, from the coding sequence ATGGTGTTTGGTGAGTTTTTCCATCGCCCTGGACCAGACGAGGAACTTGTCAACTTGAACGTGGGGGGCTTTAAGCAGACGGTCGACCAGAGCACCCTCCTGCGCTTCCCTCACACCAGACTCGGGAAGCTGCTCAGCTGCCACTCGGAAGAGGCCATCCTGGAACTGTGCGATGACTACAGCGTGGCCGATAAGGAGTACTACTTTGATCGCAACCCCTCGCTGTTCAGATACGTCTTGAACTTCTATTACACGGGGAAGCTGCACGTCATGGAGGAGCTGTGTGTGTTCTCATTCTGCCAGGAGATCGAGTACTGGGGCATCAACGAGCTCTTCCTGGATTCCTGCTGCAGTAATCGCTACCAGGAGCGCAAGGAGGAGAACCACGAGAAGGACTGGGACCAGAAGAGCAACGACGTGAGTACCGACTCTTCCTTCGAAGAGTCGTCTCTGTTTGAGAAGGAGCTGGAGAAGTTTGACAAGCTGCGATTCGGCCAGCTCCGGAAGAAGATTTGGATTCGGATGGAGAACCCAGCCTACTGCCTGTCGGCCAAGCTCATCGCCATCTCCTCCCTGAGCGTGGTGCTGGCCTCCATCGTGGCCATGTGCATCCACAGCATGTCGGAGTTCCAGAACGAGGATGGGGAGGTGGACGACCCCGTGCTGGAAGGTGTGGAGATCGCGTGCATCGCCTGGTTCACGGGTGAGCTGGCCATCCGGCTGGTTACCGCTCCCTGTCAAAAGAAATTCTGGAAGAACCCTCTGAACATAATTGACTTCGTGTCCATCGTTCCCTTTTATGCCACATTGGCTGTAGACACCAAGGAGGAAGAGAGTGAGGACATAGAGAACATGGGCAAAGTGGTCCAGATCCTCAGGCTCATGAGGATTTTCCGAATTCTCAAGCTTGCCCGGCACTCGGTGGGACTTCGGTCTCTCGGTGCCACACTGAGGCATAGCTACCATGAAGTTGGCCTGCTGCTTCTCTTCCTGTCGGTGGGCATCTCTATCTTTTCTGTGCTTATCTACTCCGTGGAGAAAGACGACCACACCTCCAGCCTCACCAGCATCCCCGTCTGCTGGTGGTGGGCCACCATAAGCATGACGACCGTGGGCTATGGAGACACCCACCCGGTCACCTTGGTGGGAAAGCTGATCGCCAGCACATGCATCATCTGTGGCATCTTGGTGGTGGCCCTTCCCATCACCATTATCTTCAACAAGTTCTCCAAGTACTACCAGAAGCAAAAGGACATCGATGTGGACCAGTGTAGTGAGGACCCACCAGAGAAGTGTCAGGAGCTCCCTTACTTTAACATTAGAGACATTTATGCCCAGCGGATGCACGCCTTCATCACCAGTCTCTCTTCGGTGGGAATTGTGGTGAGCGACCCTGACTCCACAGACGCTTCAAGCATTGAAGACAACGAGGATGTTTATAACACAGCATCCTTGGAGAATTGCCCCCCAACGTGA